A region of Nitrospirota bacterium DNA encodes the following proteins:
- the nuoH gene encoding NADH-quinone oxidoreductase subunit NuoH, which translates to MTLDALHAAVPEYIWNLGVILLKIAVVLGATMLHVAYATYFERKVIGHMQVRMGPMVVGPHGIFQPIADGIKSFFKEDIIPTNADKPLFFSAPIIGLMAAISALAVIPFFDGFVISNANIGLLFLFAMSSLAAYGVIIAGWSSNSKYSFLGALRASAQVISYEVSLGLSLVGVMLMAGSVNLTDIVHAQHNYPGGMYIIPQFLGFYVFVISAIAETNRTPFDLPEAETELIAGFFSEYSGMRFALFFMAEYIGMIIMSSIAVLCFLGGWTLPQFILNMFPFLNHVPGLIWFMLKLYACIFFYYWIRATLPRYRYDKLMSLGWKVLIPLALLNVMITGIIKIFLHK; encoded by the coding sequence ATGACATTAGACGCTCTTCATGCAGCGGTACCAGAGTATATATGGAACCTCGGAGTGATACTCTTAAAGATAGCTGTTGTACTTGGGGCAACGATGTTGCATGTAGCATATGCCACGTATTTTGAACGGAAAGTTATAGGCCATATGCAGGTCAGAATGGGCCCTATGGTGGTAGGCCCTCACGGCATATTTCAGCCGATAGCAGACGGCATTAAATCCTTTTTCAAAGAGGATATAATTCCAACAAATGCCGATAAACCGCTGTTTTTCTCGGCGCCAATAATCGGGCTTATGGCTGCAATTTCAGCCCTTGCGGTGATACCATTTTTTGATGGTTTTGTAATCAGTAACGCTAACATTGGACTGTTGTTTCTTTTTGCAATGTCCTCATTGGCTGCCTACGGCGTAATAATTGCCGGTTGGTCGTCTAATTCAAAGTATTCGTTTCTGGGGGCGCTGCGTGCCTCGGCTCAGGTGATTAGTTATGAGGTGTCCCTTGGCCTCTCCCTTGTTGGTGTGATGCTTATGGCAGGCTCAGTTAACCTTACCGACATCGTACACGCTCAGCACAATTATCCGGGCGGGATGTACATAATTCCGCAGTTTCTGGGTTTTTATGTGTTTGTTATTTCTGCAATTGCCGAGACCAACCGCACCCCGTTTGATCTTCCAGAGGCTGAGACTGAACTTATAGCCGGATTTTTCTCCGAATACAGCGGTATGCGCTTTGCTCTGTTTTTTATGGCCGAGTACATTGGTATGATTATAATGTCCTCGATAGCCGTCCTGTGCTTTTTAGGCGGATGGACTCTGCCCCAGTTTATACTAAACATGTTTCCCTTTTTGAACCATGTGCCGGGTCTCATTTGGTTTATGCTTAAGCTTTACGCCTGTATATTCTTTTACTACTGGATACGGGCAACACTGCCGCGCTATAGATATGATAAATTAATGTCGTTAGGTTGGAAGGTGCTGATACCACTTGCCCTTTTAAATGTTATGATAACAGGAATTATTAAAATATTTTTACACAAATGA
- a CDS encoding NADH-quinone oxidoreductase subunit J, translating into MLNKVFFLYFASVIVLTSSLAITRRNAMHGVLYMLLMFFHLAGLYLFLNAEFLAAVQIIIYAGAIMVLFLFVVMLLNLREDVQKSRFIRPWIIGFIISSGVMVIAIKAARSVEVGRTGRWTIMEIQSATHIGAIGQELYTHYLYPFELASLVLLVAIVGAIVLAKKRLK; encoded by the coding sequence ATGCTGAATAAGGTTTTTTTCTTATACTTTGCCTCCGTTATAGTGCTAACATCCTCTTTGGCTATAACGCGGCGAAACGCTATGCACGGTGTGCTTTATATGCTTCTTATGTTTTTTCATCTGGCCGGACTGTATTTGTTTTTAAATGCGGAGTTTTTAGCCGCAGTACAAATAATTATCTATGCCGGAGCTATTATGGTATTATTTCTCTTTGTCGTTATGCTTCTTAATTTGCGGGAGGATGTGCAAAAGAGCAGGTTTATCAGGCCGTGGATTATTGGCTTTATCATATCCTCAGGGGTGATGGTAATAGCGATTAAGGCGGCAAGATCGGTAGAGGTTGGAAGGACAGGGCGGTGGACAATTATGGAGATACAGAGCGCTACTCACATAGGGGCCATAGGGCAGGAACTGTACACTCATTACCTGTACCCGTTTGAGCTGGCCTCGCTGGTACTTCTTGTTGCAATAGTGGGGGCAATTGTGCTTGCCAAAAAGAGGTTAAAATGA
- the nuoI gene encoding NADH-quinone oxidoreductase subunit NuoI, which translates to MERKKDTAIARFLKTVFFVEILQGMKLTLKTLFTKPVTRQYPKEKRPVMPGFRGLHALVRNPETKEAKCVGCGLCAAVCPSRCITIYTSEGEKHEKVVDRYEIEVLRCMYCALCVEACPFGAVVLTEHYEYAGYNKADFKMTKDKLLGNWDKYMTGDKGTEYFKRFWGPRADDFKTPENQAVFKGRTQSKVDLHNAE; encoded by the coding sequence ATGGAGCGAAAAAAAGATACCGCAATAGCACGGTTTCTTAAGACGGTGTTTTTTGTGGAAATCCTTCAGGGGATGAAACTTACCCTTAAAACCTTGTTCACAAAGCCTGTCACAAGGCAGTACCCAAAGGAGAAAAGACCCGTGATGCCCGGCTTTAGAGGGCTTCATGCGCTTGTACGCAATCCGGAAACGAAAGAGGCTAAGTGCGTGGGCTGTGGGCTATGTGCCGCCGTATGCCCCTCTCGCTGCATAACCATATACACATCCGAGGGGGAAAAACATGAAAAGGTCGTTGACAGATATGAAATAGAAGTCCTCAGATGTATGTATTGCGCACTTTGTGTGGAGGCATGTCCGTTTGGGGCGGTTGTTCTTACCGAGCACTACGAGTATGCCGGATACAACAAGGCGGATTTTAAAATGACCAAAGACAAACTCCTTGGAAATTGGGACAAGTACATGACAGGTGACAAAGGAACCGAGTATTTTAAGCGATTTTGGGGCCCGCGTGCCGATGACTTTAAAACGCCTGAAAATCAGGCGGTGTTTAAAGGGCGGACTCAGAGTAAGGTGGATTTACATAATGCTGAATAA
- the nuoL gene encoding NADH-quinone oxidoreductase subunit L: MTLKHVLIPALPLAAFIINILFGKAILRTKAHWIALIGVAGSFLCSLSALSGVLSGQIVNEDLFTWITSGSFKVSVGFLIDPLTAVMLIVVNTVSLLVHIYSIGYMHGDKGYYRFFAFLSLFTFSMLMLVMGNNFLQMYFGWEAVGLCSYFLIGFWYYKKSAADAAKKAFIVNRFGDFGFGLGVILIFLTFGSLHYADVFKNPAAFAGQTIMICGHSFNLITVIAILLFCGAVGKSAQLPLHVWLPDAMEGPTPVSALIHAATMVTAGVFMVARTNSIFVLSPTAMAVVAVTGGVTAIFAATIALVQKDIKRIIAYSTVSQLGYMFVACGVGAFSAGIFHLYTHAFFKALLFLGAGSVIHAMEGEQDINMMGGLKKHMPVTYLTMLLASLSISGVPGLSGFFSKDEILWMAYAHGDGVGKFVYLLGAITALLTAFYSFRLIYVTFHGSFRGGHDKEHHLHESPQSMTLPLIALALGAVAAGYVGIPHILGGHDSFAHFLAPVVGEAEAHGSLSQEWFVMISSIVIAITGILAAYYFYIKNTKIPEGIAKTFSPIYKILFNKYYVDEIYDVLIVKPAYWFSGAVINKITDAIVIEGVVNGLPTIVEWFSRRLRKIQTGIVLHYSMFMAAGMFILLILILSKLYTGRF; encoded by the coding sequence ATGACACTAAAGCATGTGTTGATACCGGCTCTTCCCCTTGCGGCTTTTATAATCAATATACTTTTTGGGAAAGCAATTCTGAGGACGAAGGCTCATTGGATTGCGCTCATTGGGGTTGCAGGGTCGTTTCTGTGTTCGCTTTCGGCTCTTTCGGGTGTGTTAAGCGGCCAAATCGTTAATGAAGACCTGTTTACATGGATAACCTCTGGCAGCTTTAAGGTTTCGGTGGGTTTTCTTATTGATCCGTTAACGGCTGTAATGCTGATAGTGGTAAATACGGTAAGCTTGCTTGTGCACATATACTCGATTGGATACATGCACGGGGATAAGGGCTACTACCGGTTTTTTGCATTTCTCAGTCTCTTTACTTTTTCCATGTTGATGCTTGTAATGGGTAACAATTTCCTACAGATGTACTTTGGGTGGGAGGCTGTGGGACTGTGTTCTTATTTTCTGATAGGGTTTTGGTATTATAAGAAATCAGCTGCCGATGCCGCTAAAAAAGCTTTTATTGTCAACAGGTTTGGTGATTTTGGATTTGGCCTTGGCGTGATTTTAATATTTCTGACTTTTGGCTCACTTCACTACGCTGACGTGTTTAAAAATCCGGCAGCTTTTGCAGGCCAAACAATAATGATATGCGGACATAGTTTTAATTTGATAACTGTGATAGCGATATTGCTTTTTTGCGGAGCAGTGGGCAAATCGGCACAGCTTCCGCTCCATGTGTGGCTGCCTGATGCTATGGAGGGTCCGACACCGGTTAGCGCCCTCATTCATGCCGCAACAATGGTAACGGCAGGGGTCTTTATGGTAGCAAGAACCAACTCTATATTTGTTCTTTCACCAACTGCTATGGCAGTTGTTGCCGTAACCGGAGGTGTAACAGCAATTTTTGCAGCCACAATAGCGCTTGTTCAAAAAGACATTAAGCGCATAATCGCTTACTCTACGGTAAGCCAGTTGGGTTACATGTTTGTAGCGTGCGGAGTTGGGGCTTTTTCTGCCGGTATCTTTCATCTATATACGCATGCGTTTTTTAAGGCGCTCTTGTTTCTTGGCGCAGGTTCTGTCATTCATGCGATGGAGGGAGAGCAAGATATAAATATGATGGGAGGGCTTAAAAAACATATGCCTGTCACATATCTGACCATGCTTTTGGCCTCGCTGAGTATTTCAGGAGTTCCTGGGCTTTCCGGATTTTTTAGCAAAGATGAAATCTTGTGGATGGCGTATGCTCACGGAGATGGCGTTGGTAAATTTGTGTATCTGCTTGGAGCGATAACAGCGCTTCTTACGGCATTTTATTCATTCAGGCTTATCTATGTCACCTTTCACGGCAGCTTCAGAGGCGGACACGATAAGGAACATCACCTTCATGAATCTCCCCAAAGTATGACGCTGCCGTTGATAGCACTGGCTCTGGGAGCAGTGGCAGCGGGCTATGTTGGCATTCCTCATATTCTTGGCGGGCATGATAGCTTTGCACACTTTCTTGCCCCTGTTGTAGGAGAGGCGGAGGCGCATGGCAGCTTGTCACAGGAGTGGTTTGTGATGATTTCATCAATAGTAATAGCAATAACAGGAATTTTAGCGGCTTATTATTTTTACATCAAAAACACAAAAATACCGGAGGGAATTGCCAAGACGTTCTCTCCCATATATAAAATACTGTTTAACAAATACTATGTGGATGAGATATACGACGTACTGATTGTTAAACCTGCCTACTGGTTTTCAGGTGCCGTAATAAATAAAATAACCGACGCAATTGTAATTGAAGGGGTTGTTAACGGT
- the nuoK gene encoding NADH-quinone oxidoreductase subunit NuoK, whose amino-acid sequence MVPLNWYIWLSGVLFCVGMFGFITRRNLIIMLLSVEIMFNAVNISLVAFSHYMEDLTGQILVFMIIAVAAAEAAIGLALVIALFRNKETITVDEFNEMRG is encoded by the coding sequence ATGGTACCTTTAAATTGGTATATATGGCTAAGCGGAGTGCTCTTTTGTGTGGGGATGTTTGGGTTTATCACAAGGAGGAATCTGATAATAATGCTCCTTTCGGTTGAGATAATGTTTAATGCCGTTAACATAAGCCTTGTAGCGTTTAGCCACTACATGGAGGACTTAACCGGTCAGATACTTGTCTTTATGATAATAGCCGTAGCGGCGGCTGAGGCGGCAATAGGGCTTGCTCTGGTAATTGCGCTCTTTAGAAACAAAGAGACCATAACGGTTGATGAATTTAATGAGATGAGAGGATAG